In the genome of Propionispora hippei DSM 15287, the window GTCATGCAGGATGCTGAAGTCAGCAAGCCGGATAATAAAATAAAAATCAATACCGAGACTGCCTTGGTCCAACATATTCTTTATACCAAATGCAATGATGAGGAAGTCTTACAGACAAAAGCGCCTGATACCGTGGCTGGCTTTACGCTGGCTCAGGTGCAGCAGGTGTATCCTGGCTGGACAATCAATAAATTTGATACGGCGGAAGTGGATATGACTCTCAAGGTCGACAGCTATTGCCGGGAGCATGCCAACAATATGTTCCTGGGGATTAAAGACGGGCATGTCGCTGTTTTCTACGGGAAACCTGGCCCAAAGGCCATCGTGAAAGAGGTCACAGCTATTCCGGTTAACCGGTTGATGGAACAGGATTTGACTGAGCTGCGTCAGGGTCTGGTCGTCAACTCTAAGGAGGAAATGCTGCGGACTATTGAGGGATTGCAGTCACGGTAATTAAGGAATAAAAAAAGAGGGGGAAGCCCTCTTTTTTTACATTGTAGGTAAAAAAGCAGAGAATATATAAGCTTGGTAAACGCAGGTTGGATATAAGGCGTAATGTACCTTGCCGGGTTACACGAAAGGGAAAGTTGCCGGACTGCATAAAAAAGGAATCTACTGTCCGGCTGTAGAATTTAGTAATCCAGGATAGGAGAGGATTACTAGATGTTGGCATTAGGTATTGATCCGGGAACCGCTATCTGCGGTTATGGCTTGGTCGAACTGCGGCGCAGCACATTAAAGGCCGTAGATTACGGAGCGATTGAGACCAGTCCGCAACTGACGGCGGCTAAGCGGCTGACCATTATTCATCAGGAACTGGATAGGCTTATCAAGAAATATCAGCCCGATGTGGTTGGTGTGGAGCAACTTTTTTTCAGTAAGAATGTCCGGACCGCAATGGCTGTCGGGCAGGCTCGCGGCGTCATTCTGCTGGCTATTGATCAAAATAATATTGCGCTGGCCGAATATACGCCGCTACAGGTAAAACAGTCGGTTGTCGGATATGGCAAGGCGACCAAGGAGCAGGTTATTTTTATGACGCAGCGGCTGTTAAATCTGCCCTGTAAGCCCAGTCCGGATGATGTGGCGGACGCTTTGGCCATTGCTATTTGCACAACCCATTCGGCAGGAAATAATCTTGTGTCATGGGGTACTAAATTATGATCGGTTATTTGCGGGGTGTCATTTCCCACCTTATGCCGGAATACTGTCTGCTTGATGTGCAGGGAGTGGGCTACCGGATATTTATTGCCGGTTCAACCAGGCAGAAGCTGTCGGTTGGTGTGACGGTTTCCTTGTTTACTTATATGCATGTCCGGGAAGATGCTTTATTGCTTTATGGTTTTTCCACACAGGATGAATATGATCTGTTTATCCGGGTCACCTCGGTGAGCGGGATCGGTCCCAAAGTAGCGATGGGCATTCTGTCCGCCTGCAGTCCGACAGATTTTCGATTGGCTGTCGCCAGTAACCATATCGCCTTCTTGACCAAGCTGCCGGGAATCGGCAAGAAAACAGCCGAGCGGATTGTTTTGGAACTGAAAGATAAGCTCGGTGCTGGCCTGGCGGCAGGAGCCGCCGTGCTGACTACTACCGGTCCGGCTATTGCCGTTAACGATAGCGAGGTGGAACAGGCCTTGCAGGCGCTGGTAGCCCTAGGCTACAACCAAAATGAAATCATGCCGGTGTTGAAGGGACTGGACGGTGCCGGTCACTCAGCAGAAACGTTGATCCGGCTGGCGCTTAAGGAATTTGTCAGGAGGTAGTTATGGAGGAAGATCGCATTATAGCGGCCGATGAGCAGGATGTGGACAATTGGCAGTATAGTTTGCGTCCGCGGCGTCTGGCCGAATATATAGGACAGGATCAGGTTAAAAACAGCCTGTCCATTTTTGTGCAGGCGGCGTTAACCCGCCAGGAAGCGTTGGACCATGTGCTCTTATATGGGCCGCCAGGATTGGGAAAAACTACCATGGCTAATATTATTGCCAATGAACTGGGTGTTAATTTTAGAATCACCTCAGGTCCGGCGATCGAACGTCCCGGTGATTTAGCGGCTCTGCTAACCAATCTGGGTGAAAAAGATGTTCTGTTTATTGACGAAATACATCGTCTGTCCCGCAGCGTGGAGGAAATTTTATATTCAGCTATGGAAGATTATGCCTTGGACATCATTATTGGCAAGGGTCCTAGTGCCCGGTCGATCCGGTTGGATTTGGCTCCTTTTACTTTGGTGGGAGCCACCACTAAAGCCGGTGCCCTGGCGGCGCCGCTGCGGGACCGTTTTGGTGTCATCTGCCGGCTGGAATATTACAGTCCGGAGCATTTGGTGTGCATCGTAAAGCGGGCCGCTCAAATTTTAGAGATTGATATTGAGGAACGCGGTGCCTGGGAAATCGCCAAACGGTCCCGGGGTACGCCGCGCGTGGCCAACCGTTTGCTAAAACGGGTGCGGGACTATGCTCAGATTGTCGGCGAAGGCACCATAACCGACGAGATCGCCGATAAGGCACTGGCTATGCTGGAAGTGGATAAGATTGGGCTGGACCGGACCGACCGGGAATTACTGCTGGCTGTAATTAAAAAGTTTGGCGGCGGGCCGGTCGGTTTAGAGACTCTGGCGGCATCGATCAGTGAGGAGACCGATACCATTGAGGATGTCTATGAGCCCTATTTGCTCCAAC includes:
- the ruvC gene encoding crossover junction endodeoxyribonuclease RuvC codes for the protein MLALGIDPGTAICGYGLVELRRSTLKAVDYGAIETSPQLTAAKRLTIIHQELDRLIKKYQPDVVGVEQLFFSKNVRTAMAVGQARGVILLAIDQNNIALAEYTPLQVKQSVVGYGKATKEQVIFMTQRLLNLPCKPSPDDVADALAIAICTTHSAGNNLVSWGTKL
- the ruvA gene encoding Holliday junction branch migration protein RuvA codes for the protein MIGYLRGVISHLMPEYCLLDVQGVGYRIFIAGSTRQKLSVGVTVSLFTYMHVREDALLLYGFSTQDEYDLFIRVTSVSGIGPKVAMGILSACSPTDFRLAVASNHIAFLTKLPGIGKKTAERIVLELKDKLGAGLAAGAAVLTTTGPAIAVNDSEVEQALQALVALGYNQNEIMPVLKGLDGAGHSAETLIRLALKEFVRR
- the ruvB gene encoding Holliday junction branch migration DNA helicase RuvB, which codes for MEEDRIIAADEQDVDNWQYSLRPRRLAEYIGQDQVKNSLSIFVQAALTRQEALDHVLLYGPPGLGKTTMANIIANELGVNFRITSGPAIERPGDLAALLTNLGEKDVLFIDEIHRLSRSVEEILYSAMEDYALDIIIGKGPSARSIRLDLAPFTLVGATTKAGALAAPLRDRFGVICRLEYYSPEHLVCIVKRAAQILEIDIEERGAWEIAKRSRGTPRVANRLLKRVRDYAQIVGEGTITDEIADKALAMLEVDKIGLDRTDRELLLAVIKKFGGGPVGLETLAASISEETDTIEDVYEPYLLQLGFINRTPRGRVATAAAYQHLGIAVKENGQVNLL
- a CDS encoding BofC C-terminal domain-containing protein; translation: MLPFSKFTGKLKTIGLVGGILVAAGLGFYLYVHPGAFHKPDVMQDAEVSKPDNKIKINTETALVQHILYTKCNDEEVLQTKAPDTVAGFTLAQVQQVYPGWTINKFDTAEVDMTLKVDSYCREHANNMFLGIKDGHVAVFYGKPGPKAIVKEVTAIPVNRLMEQDLTELRQGLVVNSKEEMLRTIEGLQSR